From the Theileria equi strain WA chromosome 4 map unlocalized gcontig_1105316255041, whole genome shotgun sequence genome, one window contains:
- a CDS encoding hexose transporter, putative (encoded by transcript BEWA_045770A) encodes MPKNSQPQLIVGMTIASLLALSFGFTTANLNICKDFMIVELEWCKGTDTIECSKAAILGGIVNGAVFAGAALGSLLMGFIAKYGRRVNMTLISSLYIAGSTMIATAHCFNCLLIGRIACGVAIGLSGIVPMFITEICPSESRGFFGIIYPACITFGQFASCAFQLSHGYVLDAKSVDVTIPFLDKFLWRFCQMFPAFFSAIALVLLRVSFTMSTPHELVEKGKTDEAKAVIEKLHGPERVDEVYEEIDRNLEVAKATPNISFIQAVKNKTYRVAIMHGIILAIFQHLTGISILTSNTAKMFTVMLGRTYNAVVLSCSITLLNTLITIFQVPFLDKFGRRTFFLTSISIFTVFSTLPALSKLIDAKAAWSGWVSVAGAIGFVFGFALGMGGVFWVYIPEMYSPEYKNGAFSVTVFANWTTACLMLSTSDILLSWSEKFVYIMIFVFSVINFLHVYFFIKETKGLPIGKAYS; translated from the coding sequence ATGCCAAAGAACAGTCAGCCACAGTTGATAGTTGGCATGACGATTGCGTCACTGTTAGCCCTCAGTTTTGGGTTCACCACAGCCAATTTGAACATTTGCAAGGATTTTATGATTGTGGAGCTCGAGTGGTGTAAAGGCACCGATACTATTGAATGCAGTAAAGCAGCCATACTTGGAGGTATCGTCAACGGGGCGGTCTTTGCAGGGGCAGCTTTGGGGTCGCTTCTCATGGGATTCATTGCAAAGTATGGAAGGAGGGTAAACATGACTCTGATATCCTCCCTATACATTGCTGGGTCTACGATGATTGCCACCGCACATTGTTTTAATTGTCTCTTAATTGGACGCATAGCCTGTGGCGTTGCCATTGGTTTGTCTGGCATCGTTCCAATGTTCATTACCGAGATTTGCCCCTCGGAGTCTAGAGGCTTCTTTGGCATAATTTACCCTGCATGCATCACATTTGGGCAATTTGCGTCCTGCGCATTTCAACTCTCACACGGCTACGTTCTTGATGCAAAGAGTGTGGATGTTACGATCCCGTTTCTTGACAAGTTTTTGTGGCGCTTCTGCCAAATGTTCCCCGCCTTCTTTTCAGCAATTGCTCTGGTCCTCCTCAGAGTTTCATTCACAATGTCCACACCTCACGAACTCGTGGAAAAGGGAAAGACCGATGAGGCGAAGGCGGTCATTGAGAAGCTCCACGGACCTGAAAGGGTGGATGAGGTCTACGAAGAGATTGATCGTAACCTCGAGGTTGCCAAGGCTACACCAAAcatttcattcattcaaGCGGTAAAAAACAAGACGTATAGAGTAGCCATCATGCATGGCATCATCTTGGCTATCTTCCAACATCTTACGGGCATTTCAATCTTGACCTCAAATACCGCCAAAATGTTTACCGTTATGCTAGGTCGTACGTACAATGCGGTTGTACTGTCCTGCAGCATTACACTCCTTAATACCCTAATAACAATTTTTCAAGTCCCCTTTCTGGACAAGTTTGGGAGGAGGACATTTTTCCTCACCAGTATCTCTATCTTCACGGTATTCTCAACACTACCCGCACTTTCCAAGCTGATTGATGCAAAGGCTGCGTGGTCTGGGTGGGTCTCTGTTGCTGGAGCAATCGGTTTCGTCTTTGGTTTTGCGTTGGGCATGGGGGGTGTATTTTGGGTTTACATACCAGAAATGTACTCCCCCGAATACAAGAACGGAGCCTTTTCCGTCACAGTCTTTGCCAACTGGACTACCGCCTGCTTGATGCTTAGTACTTCCGACATCCTGCTCTCTTGGTCCGAaaagtttgtctatatcaTGATCTTTGTTTTTTCGGTCATCAATTTCCTACACGTTtactttttcatcaaagaGACCAAAGGGCTTCCCATTGGCAAGGCTTACAGTTGA
- a CDS encoding hypothetical protein (encoded by transcript BEWA_045780A): MDEEINLDIGPSRFNGNHHNDIKGVKRRDYPSEYICYEYEKATGVLFQLDQLYYGTQELDYIIPPTEKVSKIITYFTSTSNSLLVIQIKAEYRCYYYTNHNTDVEMNPDSIFDDFVTINQNELATEDLTTILKKVEEEKSLDYESLSNEMKTKLLRRGEIVFDLKQQPKGGKRGRYKSKLTGVEIWVENSEIKSGEYTKVRHRQLCHQFWIKGIKNPKGDDITLEAGFPNEPLEEFSVYYDSQDKSYANPLLIVLTVWAKYPGGSQEYGPGKYLLSKNRNCATWHIRRVSSALFNEEICIPKIIDNIELHNRLEVSKLKSSIHDKVKDVTRELSLDATQTSLQRGTYSNRSIIHYRKGPLVEGYNTVLHADTFPSFTVRSVKVNGATTIDYTRLPPFSVPFVKFCVYYTNSYKIPVLIEFICLNPVKSDARLCAYYYSRDYHDGVWVGYLLTTTADESEKDLINLLKHIKENRNRINHNTLGTHGLHRKLTRYEPYTEDIGETAVLVGGIVGIIGAVAITAWKLWPMVKKAF; the protein is encoded by the coding sequence atggatgaagaaataaaTTTAGACATTGGACCAAGCAGGTTTAATGGAAATCATCATAATGATATAAAGGGAGTTAAAAGGCGTGATTATCCTTCAGAGTATATCTGTTATGAGTATGAAAAGGCTACAGGAGTCCTGTTTCAGCTAGATCAACTCTATTATGGAACTCAGGAACTCGATTATATAATTCCACCCACAGAAAAGGTTTCCAAGATTATAACTTACTTTACAAGCACAAGTAATAGTCTATTAGTCATACAAATAAAAGCGGAATATAGATGTTATTACTACACAAATCACAATACTGATGTAGAAATGAATCCCGATTCTATTTTTGACGATTTCGTGACTATAAATCAGAATGAACTCGCTACTGAGGATCTTACTACTATTCTAAAAAAGgtagaggaagaaaagagTTTGGACTATGAAAGCTTATCTAATGAAATGAAGACAAAGTTGCTGAGAAGAGGTGAGATAGTCTTTGACCTCAAACAACAACCCAAAGGGGGCAAGAGAGGAAGGTACAAATCCAAACTCACAGGTGTGGAAATATGGGTAGAGAACTCCGAAATAAAATCTGGTGAATACACCAAGGTTAGACACAGACAGTTGTGTCACCAATTTTGGATCAAAGGTATAAAGAATCCAAAGGGTGATGACATCACTCTAGAGGCAGGTTTTCCTAATGAACCTCTGGAAGAATTTAGTGTTTACTATGATAGTCAAGACAAGAGTTATGCAAACCCTCTCCTCATTGTTTTAACCGTCTGGGCTAAATATCCCGGTGGCAGTCAAGAATACGGCCCTGGTAAGTATCTACTCTCCAAGAACAGAAACTGTGCCACATGGCACATTCGGAGAGTCTCTTCTGCACTATTTAATGAGGAAATTTGCATACCAAAGATTATAGACAATATTGAATTGCACAACAGACTTGAAGTGTCAAAGCTAAAGTCCAGTATCCATGATAAAGTCAAAGACGTTACCAGGGAGCTCAGTTTGGATGCTACACAAACAAGCTTGCAAAGGGGCACATATAGTAACAGATCAATCATACATTACAGAAAGGGACCTCTTGTGGAGGGCTATAATACCgttctgcatgcagacACTTTCCCCAGTTTTACAGTCAGGAGTGTCAAAGTAAATGGCGCTACAACCATTGATTATACCAGACTTCCTCCTTTTAGCGTCCCCTTTGTcaaattttgtgtatacTATACCAACTCATACAAAATCCCAGTCCTCATTGAATTCATTTGTCTCAACCCTGTAAAGAGTGATGCTCGTCTTTGTGCCTACTATTACTCTAGAGACTATCATGACGGTGTATGGGTGGGATACCTTCTCACTACAACCGCAGATGAGAGTGAAAAGGACCTTATAAATCTGCTCAAACATATCAAGGAGAATCGTAACAGGATAAACCATAATACCCTCGGAACTCATGGACTGCATAGAAAACTCACAAGATATGAACCTTATACTGAGGATATTGGAGAAACTGCTGTTTTAGTTGGAGGAATTGTGGGAATAATAGGAGCCGTAGCCATTACTGCATGGAAGTTATGGCCCATGGTAAAAAAGGCATTCTGA
- a CDS encoding signal peptide containing protein (encoded by transcript BEWA_045790A) codes for MRIFYTLLAIFLIRLVRCGDKGSVRGVHNQQNLSTHTQPSQQGPLKTNGEVPQKGIVQINTEPVTNLQGGVKQTPKPEQSASPSLDKVDSSLFTVLESLEGNVPVLKLKTKEGVTTNKLTFGKETVWEDKKKLCSSALLYMDKGRPTLAVIKTRSSSGTKSTVYKYYDGNKWRDDKEGTHKTRLKKLKEKCRPGETLDISKKENSVGIYYNDIKDKCLHIFDLDSAKVTKVVDGENVIWEATAGTDHNCLYAELVIVGDKLWD; via the coding sequence ATGAGGATTTTTTATACTCTCTTGGCAATATTTCTAATAAGGTTGGTAAGATGTGGAGATAAAGGTAGCGTTAGAGGAGTACACAATCAGCAGAATCTTTCCACACATACTCAACCTTCTCAACAGGGTCCACTGAAGACCAATGGAGAAGTTCCTCAGAAAGGTATAGTACAGATAAATACAGAGCCGGTTACAAATCTCCAGGGTGGTGTCAAACAAACTCCTAAACCTGAACAATCTGCAAGCCCTTCCCTAGACAAagtagactcttcactCTTTACTGTTTTGGAGTCCCTTGAGGGCAACGTTCCAGTTCTCAAGCTCAAAACTAAGGAAGGTGTTACTACTAACAAGCTCacatttggaaaagaaaCAGTCTGGGAGGATAAGAAAAAGTTATGCTCTTCTGCATTACTGTACATGGACAAAGGTAGACCTACACTGGCTGTTATAAAGACAAGGAGTAGTAGTGGCACTAAATCCACGGTATATAAGTACTATGATGGTAACAAGTGGAGGGATGATAAAGAGGGTACTCATAAAACTAGACTCAAGAAGCTAAAGGAGAAATGTAGGCCCGGAGAAACtctagacatttcaaagaaggaaaacTCAGTAGGCATCTATTATAATGATATTAAGGACAAatgtttacacattttcGATCTTGATAGTGCCAAGGTAACCAAAGTAgtagatggtgaaaatgTCATATGGGAGGCTACCGCAGGCACTGACCACAATTGTCTCTATGCAGAGCTTGTAATTGTAGGAGATAAACTTTGGgattaa
- a CDS encoding Ras family Rab small STP-binding protein (encoded by transcript BEWA_045800A): MSRDGLEEPPFDKATKNRKSWLSGFEGVPGFDLSGLGTGKKEESRMGSEKFGRERKREGEKGKDKVFHYKLVILGDAFVGKSCIVSRFVKDEFVDQQSTIGSAFVKHTIKVDDATIIFEIWDTAGQERYRTLAPMYYRGSAAAIIVYDITVRDSFDQAKSWIQELKSYVEPNIVLGLAGNKVDLEDQRSVNLDIVKEFAKANDCIFMETSAKTGHNINKLFMELARKIPREKRVNDFQSGFRIDFRNTTTNLRCCTR, from the exons ATGAGCAGAGACGGTCTAGAGGAACCTCCGTTCGACAAGGCCACTAAAAACCGCAAAAGTTGGCTCAGCGGATTTGAAGGCGTGCCAGGATTTGATCTTAGTGGACTTGGAACCGgaaagaaagaagaaagtCGAATGGGCTCGGAGAAATTTGGCCGAGAAAGGAAAAGGGAAGGAGAAAAGGGAAAAGATAAAGTTTTTCATTACAAACTCGTAATTCTAGGCGATGCCTTTGTAGGAAAGAGTTGCATTGTCAGCAGATTTGTCAAGGACGAGTTTGTTGACCAACAATCGACCATTGGAT CGGCTTTTGTAAAACACACGATAAAGGTCGACGATGCAACGATCATTTTTGAAATCTGGGACACTGCTGG CCAAGAAAGATATAGAACTTTGGCTCCAATGTACTATAGAGGATCTGCCGCCGCAATTATAGTCTACGATATTACCGTTAGGGACTCTTTTGACCAGGCCAAGAGCTGGATACAAGAGCTTAAAAGCTATGTAGAACCAAATATTGTACTCg GACTGGCTGGAAACAAGGTTGACTTGGAGGATCAGAGGAGTGTGAATCTTGATATTGTGAAGGAGTTTGCCAAGGCCAACGATTGTATATTTATGGAAACTTCAGCAAAGACGGGACATAATATAAACAAGCTGTTTATGGAATTGGCCCGTAAAATCCCGAGAGAGAAGCGAGTAAACGACTTTCAAAGCGGATTCAGAATAGACTTTAGGAATACTACCACAAACCTAAGGTGCTGTACACGATAA
- a CDS encoding signal peptide containing protein (encoded by transcript BEWA_045810A), translated as MRISELLWALWLVGVCYCNNESETNPLLFDAGMTRDDCLSVLNLKAKADAKVSNLTYDGEHVWSGVGIIYNSLCSFVTIYFDDDLPLLIVIKIKGFFGRDSTVYKHYDGKKWQNGNENDHNSRLTVLKEKCESNSESENPICLECSSSHPTNEASREECKFTPKRDPNVLDISNPDNSEVRFKAGNKNGVKCESYCPKEGHCISSVMDGRIALWIGLEGERCEFVTLLSKGDLTLLALDIKDGGDTDTRYFEKNYDEWDDLPGNKFHSILCMMMGMSGQSFQSYKHSNRSHVFITCAVFILTSVTEIDLEKTVALFQYYDEDTKCAIVSDQNFEDKSIPMSLIGCSQDHLVAGDELNLHCHEDAIVKITLPTSVLSRIKKK; from the exons ATGAGGATCTCGGAACTGCTCTGGGCGCTATGGTTGGTGGGAGTATGTTACTGCAACAACGAGAGCGAAACTAACCCATTGTTGTTTGATGCTGGAATGACAAGAGACGATTGTCTCTCTGTTCTTAACCTCAAAGCCAAGGCTGATGCCAAAGTCAGCAATCTTACCTATGATGGTGAACACGTATGGTCCGGAGTAGGAATTATATATAATTCATTATGCTCCTTTGTTACCATCTACTTTGATGACGATCTCCCGTTGCTTATTGTTATAAAGATTAAGGGTTTTTTTGGTCGGGATTCTACAGTCTACAAGCActatgatggaaagaagtgGCAAAATGGTAACGAGAATGACCATAATAGTAGGCTGACCGTCCTGAAGGAGAAGTGTGAGTCTAACAGTGAATCTGAAAATCCCATTTGTCTTGAATGTTCTTCTTCCCATCCTACCAATGAAGCGTCTAGAGAGGAATGTAAGTTTACTCCAAAACGTGATCCAAATGTCCTTGATATTTCCAACCCGGATAACTCGGAGGTAAGATTCAAGGCTGGTAATAAAAACGGAGTTAAGTGTGAGAGTTATTGTCCAAAGGAAGGTCATTGTATCTCTTCCGTTATGGACGGTAGAATTGCACTTTGGATTGGTCTTGAGGGTGAAAGGTGTGAGTTTGTAACTTTGCTATCAAAGGGTGATTTGACTCTTTTAGCTCTAGATATTAAAGATGGTGGTGATACTGATACtagatattttgaaaaaaatTACGATGAATGGGATGATCTCCCCGGTAACAAATTTCATTCTATACTTTGTATGATGATGGGAATGTCTGGGCAATCATTTCAATCCTACAAACA TTCCAATCGCTCTCATGTATTTATCACTTGCGCAGTATTCATTCTGACATCCGTTACAGAAATCGACCTTGAAAAGACCGTGGCTCTATTTCAATACTATGACGAAGATACGAAATGTGCAATTGTGTCTGATCAAAACTTTGAGGATAAGTCAATTCCAATGAGCCTAATCGGATGCTCTCAAGACCATCTCGTCGCTGGAGATGAGTTGAATCTGCACTGCCATGAGGATGCTATTGTCAAGATTACACTACCAACTAGTGTACTGTCCAGGATCAA GAAAAAGTAG
- a CDS encoding hypothetical protein (encoded by transcript BEWA_045820A), with protein sequence MYNTLFCRNFSTFGHYRLLVKGLPFTATKEDLVDLFKGFDPSTVLLISRRKRFVGSAYVYLEEETKALEACKLLNGSFFKDRKLDVSLDFLNFGSRIQPVYRPISMDRYRNPSRY encoded by the exons atgtacaatacGCTCTTTTGTCGTAACTTTTCAACTTTTGGGCACTATCGACTGCTGGTTAAG GGCCTTCCGTTTACCGCTACAAAAGAGGATCTAGTTGATCTTTTTAAAGGATTTGACCCATCGACGGTCTTGTTAATCTCAA GAAGGAAAAGATTCGTCGGAAGTGCGTACGTTTATCTAGAGGAAGAAACAAAGGCGCTTGAGGCATGCAAATTACTTAACGGATCGTTTTTTAAGGATAG GAAGCTTGACGTTTCTCTAGACTTTCTCAACTTTGGATCAAGAATCCAACCGGTTTACAGGCCAATTTCAATGGACAGATACAGAAACCCATCGCGATATTAA
- a CDS encoding conserved hypothetical protein (encoded by transcript BEWA_045830A) codes for MSKKKALKKEKNGALKSEIADGKRKLDGIFKGLKKGKSNSVSAKDVKGESKDKLGRKDKKGKSQEYSTVPLEGKGRPTIDNLPVYTMEELNIGKGGDTELCPFDCDCCF; via the exons ATGAGTAAAAAAAAGGCATTAAAGAAGGAGAAGAACGGAGCCCTAAAAAGCGAAATTGCAGATGGAAAAAGGAAACTAGACGGGATATTTAAAGGGCTGAAGAAGGGAAAG AGCAATTCTGTAAGTGCCAAGGATGTAAAGGGTGAATCAAAGGATAAATTGGGAAGAAAGGATAAGAAAG GAAAGTCTCAAGAGTATTCCACGGTTCCTCTAGAGGGAAAAGGTAGACCGACAATCGACAACCTTCCAGTTTATACCATGGAAGAGCTAAATATCG GAAAAGGAGGAGACACTGAGTTGTGTCCATTCGACTGTGACTGTTGTTTCTAA
- a CDS encoding conserved hypothetical protein (encoded by transcript BEWA_045840A), with the protein MKRILFWMRMDEDYNELIEGELESVALLNGLDSNSLSLSYSKSGGSRLFGDELKEFYRRLGEVCAEEENLKEELEYEKEGQNIFIYGNVPSEDVAKEIFGKCVLIKAIVEIWAESKSHDSLLETLLITSGSLIDTHLSSNKKWSFKLSRYNNKSTYNDLVKTLDKLSPIFKKAGQVDLANPDTKMLLLERYLKDKDRHKYLEALYFGRIIADRNDISHWWNEYSLSTRPVLGPTSLENTLSFVMCNMGLVGKNSIIYDPFVGSGGSIISSSILGSFCMGSDIDIRILRGWGIAYRNINLDNNEGPTDIFTNFDHYGLERPEIVRFDIKHPVWRRSGSHGWVDAIITDPPYGNRASAKHTKIDKSMKGTETVEVSFRLIVALLDLAEDVLVKGGRLVFLLPAFQGKVRESLSLLNRKRLEVKHIGQQKLAAGASRFVVAMEKL; encoded by the exons ATGAAGAGAATCCTCTTTTGGATGCGTATGGATGAGGACTACAATGAGCTCATTGAGGGTGAATTGGAATCGGTTGCTCTTCTAAATGGACTGGATTCTAATTCGTTGAGCCTATCATACAGTAAATCAGGAGGTTCTAGACTCTTTGGAGATGAGCTAAAGGAGTTTTACAGGAGACTTGGCGAAGTTTGTGCGGAAGAAGAGAATCTGAAGGAAGAACTagaatatgaaaaggaagggcagaatatttttatatatgGTAATGTGCCAAGCGAAGATGTTGCCAAGGAGATTTTTGGGAAATGTGTGCTTATTAAAGCCATCGTAGAG ATATGGGCTGAAAGCAAAAGTCACGATTCTCTGTTGGAAACTCTCTTAATAACTTCTGGAAGTCTCATTGACACCCACTTGTCGTCCAACAAAAAATGGTCATTTAAGCTCAGCAGATACAACAATAAATCTACTTACAACGACTTGGTAAAGACTCTGGATAAACTTTCTCCAATATTTAAAAAGGCAGGACAAGTTGACTTGGCTAACCCTGATACAAAAATGCTCCTATTAGAGAGATATTTGAAGGATAAAGACAGGCATAAGTATTTGGAAGCTCTCTACTTTGGTCGTATAATCGCAGATCGAAATGATATATCGCATTGGTGGAACGAATACTCACTTTCTACAAGACCAGTACTTGGACCAACCTCGCTAGAAAATACACTCAGCTTTGTCATGTGCAATATGGGTTTGGTTGGTAAAAACAGCATCATTTATGATCCTTTTGTTGGCTCCGGAGGCTCTATaatatcttcttcaatCCTAGGTTCATTTTGCATGGGAAGCGATATTGATATACGAATCCTACGAGGCTGGGGAATTGCCTATaggaatataaatttagaTAATAATGAAGGTCCTACTGATATTTTCACAAATTTTGACCACTATGGACTAGAAAGGCCAGAGATTGTCAGATTTGACATCAAACATCCAGTATGGAGAAGATCTGGTAGCCATGGATGGGTTGATGCAATAATCACTGATCCTCCCTACG GAAACAGGGCGAGTGCAAAGCATACAAAAATTGATAAGAGTATGAAGGGAACTGAGACAGTTGAGGTTTCATTTAGACTTATTGTAGCTCTTTTGGACCTCGCTGAAGATGTGCTAGTCAAAGGAGGGAGATtggtatttcttcttccgGCGTTTCAGGGAAAAGTTAGAGAAAGTCTCTCGTTATTGAATCGCAAAAGACTTGAAGTAAAACATATCGGACAGCAAAAGTTGGCTGcag GTGCCTCGAGATTTGTTGTTGCCATGGAAAAGTTGTGA
- a CDS encoding diphthine synthase, putative (encoded by transcript BEWA_045850A), with the protein MVLSIVGLGLGDVEDVTLKGFNAVKEADVVFLEIYTSLVINANKQTLESFYGKEILEADRICIEEQNDKILEEAKTKKVAILVGGDPFSATTHSELYLKAIEQGIDVKVIHNASIMNAVASCGLQLYRFGETVSIPFFEVNWRPRSFYDKIIKNRSANLHTLCLLDIKVRERSVENLMANRLIFEPPRFMTVNVAIDQILEIDNELNLLGETEIKAIGISRLGTKEGKIISGTLQSLRNSDFGVPLHSLIICAPELHDLELSFYNHYASG; encoded by the exons ATGGTCTTGAGCATCGTAGGTTTAGGCTTGGGTGACGTTGAGGATGTCACCCTGAAGGGATTCAACGCAGTCAAGGAAGCTGATGTCGTATTTCTAGAAATTTACACGTCGCTCGTCATCAATGCAAACAAGCAGACACTG GAATCATTCTACGGAAAGGAGATTTTGGAAGCAGATAGAATTTGCATTGAAGAACAAAATGACAAAATCTTGGAAGAGGCCAAGACAAAGAAGGTTGCAATTCTGGTTGGAGGTGATCCATTCAGCGCAACAACTCATTCTGAACTATATCTAAAGGCAATTGAACAGGGAATTGATGTAAAAGTCATTCACAATGCAAGTATAATGAACGCAGTCGCTTCTTGTGGGTTACAG CTCTACCGGTTTGGAGAAACTGTGAgtattccattctttgAAGTAAATTGGAGACCCAGAAGTTTTTATGATAAAATTATAAAAAATCGCAGTGCAAATTTGCACACTCTGTGTCTATTAG ATATTAAAGTGCGTGAACGCAGTGTGGAAAATTTAATGGCAAATAGGCTCATATTTGAGCCTCCAAGGTTCATGACTGTCAATGTAGCAATAGATCAAATTTTAGAGATTGATAATGAGTTGAACTTATTAG GAGAAACGGAGATAAAGGCAATTGGTATCTCAAGACTTGGAACAAAGGAGGGGAAGATAATCTCTGGAACTCTCCAGTCACTCAGGAACTCAGACTTTGGAGTTCCCCTTCATTCTCTTATCATTTGTGCTCCAGAACTTCACGATCTTGAACTCTCATTTTACAATCACTATGCTTCAGGTTAA